A stretch of Klebsiella sp. RIT-PI-d DNA encodes these proteins:
- a CDS encoding HlyD family secretion protein yields the protein MMTPEQKFARWVRVSIASFLLMFVYFVVADIWIPLTPDSTVMRVVTPVSARVSGYVAAVHVHNNSPVKKGDLLYELDTTPFQNRVEAAQIALHQAQLTNQQLDAQIAAARANVKTAQLTAHNEAVTFRRYQRLSASQNVSQQELDKARTSWQTSEQSVTALNATIHQLTIERGERDDARNVTLQKYRNALDEAQLNLNWTQIRAEADGTVSNLQLSPGLYASAGTPLLALVSAHTDIVADFREKSLRHTRPGTDAAVVFDAMPGKVFAAHVVSSDAGILAGQEAVNGQLSQPEQSNRWVRDAQRMRIHVALDEPLALPLPTGARATVQLYNSEGPFAHFFSGLQIHLVSLLHYVY from the coding sequence ATGATGACTCCTGAACAAAAATTTGCCCGCTGGGTAAGGGTCAGTATTGCCTCTTTCCTGCTGATGTTCGTCTACTTTGTGGTAGCGGATATCTGGATACCCCTGACGCCGGACTCGACGGTAATGCGCGTTGTAACGCCTGTTTCCGCCCGGGTGTCCGGCTACGTAGCGGCGGTGCATGTCCACAATAATAGCCCGGTAAAGAAAGGGGATTTACTTTATGAACTGGATACCACGCCGTTCCAGAACCGGGTAGAAGCGGCGCAAATCGCCCTGCACCAGGCACAGCTGACTAACCAGCAGCTTGATGCGCAAATCGCTGCCGCCCGCGCGAATGTGAAAACGGCGCAGCTGACGGCGCATAATGAAGCCGTTACTTTCCGGCGCTATCAACGGCTAAGCGCCAGCCAGAATGTCTCGCAGCAGGAACTGGATAAAGCGCGCACCAGCTGGCAGACCAGTGAACAATCCGTGACGGCGCTGAATGCCACCATTCATCAGTTAACGATTGAACGTGGCGAACGTGATGATGCCCGCAACGTCACGCTACAAAAATATCGCAATGCGCTGGATGAGGCGCAGCTTAATCTTAACTGGACCCAAATTCGTGCTGAAGCTGACGGTACGGTAAGTAATCTTCAACTCAGTCCCGGGCTTTATGCCTCAGCAGGAACGCCTCTGCTGGCGTTAGTGAGCGCTCACACCGATATTGTGGCAGACTTCCGTGAAAAGAGCCTGCGCCATACCCGTCCCGGTACCGATGCGGCAGTGGTATTTGATGCCATGCCGGGGAAAGTGTTTGCCGCTCACGTCGTCAGCAGCGATGCGGGGATCCTCGCCGGACAGGAAGCTGTCAACGGCCAGCTTTCACAGCCGGAACAGTCTAACCGATGGGTACGTGATGCGCAGCGTATGCGGATACACGTTGCGCTTGATGAACCGCTGGCGCTGCCGCTGCCTACCGGCGCACGCGCAACTGTTCAGCTCTATAACAGTGAAGGCCCCTTTGCCCATTTCTTTTCCGGGCTGCAAATCCATCTGGTGAGCCTGTTACACTATGTCTATTAA
- a CDS encoding DUF2955 domain-containing protein codes for MSINTLARVFTPHDTITFTANDFRQTLRIVVAGTLALSISTFYNVQYGVFFVVYPIMLLSLVPVFNRHVATQFIFSAVLNCFEMILIIGFLSRWPLIMTLVVFALYVMRFRFMSKGPLFLFGSMGVVCQSVMLNFMSYPTNDWHTLMFSNVEASIMAVCLSALMHYLLPDIEPRGRPPLIEKNAARVRHESLLSGTVATMIFVIFQISDLSDSLSALMAGVLILFPMSYRGAVISSMWRVVGVVLACLYILIVQLILYDHSSHMLLMMPLIALGLGFSARLHVMEKVGAGVGFSSITTIGIMFGQNLHPEQDLVFSDMYRIASVTVALVATLIMVFLVHIILNRFTATRYVIAN; via the coding sequence ATGTCTATTAATACCCTGGCCCGCGTCTTTACGCCGCACGACACGATTACGTTTACCGCAAACGATTTTCGCCAGACCTTACGCATCGTGGTTGCGGGGACTCTCGCGCTCAGCATTTCCACGTTTTATAACGTGCAGTACGGCGTCTTTTTTGTGGTCTATCCGATTATGCTGCTGTCGCTGGTGCCGGTGTTTAACCGCCATGTGGCGACCCAGTTCATTTTCAGCGCCGTGCTGAACTGCTTTGAGATGATACTGATTATTGGCTTTCTTTCGCGCTGGCCGCTGATCATGACGCTGGTGGTTTTTGCGCTTTACGTGATGCGTTTTCGCTTCATGAGTAAGGGGCCGCTATTTTTATTCGGTTCGATGGGCGTCGTGTGCCAAAGCGTCATGCTTAATTTTATGAGTTACCCCACTAACGACTGGCATACGTTGATGTTCTCCAACGTTGAGGCCAGCATAATGGCCGTCTGTCTGAGTGCGCTGATGCACTATCTGCTGCCGGATATTGAACCGCGCGGCCGACCGCCGCTTATTGAGAAAAATGCAGCGCGGGTGCGCCATGAATCGCTACTCTCCGGCACGGTGGCCACAATGATCTTTGTTATTTTTCAGATAAGCGATCTGAGTGACTCGTTGTCGGCGCTGATGGCCGGCGTGCTGATCCTGTTTCCGATGAGCTATCGCGGTGCGGTAATCAGTTCAATGTGGCGCGTGGTGGGCGTGGTTCTGGCCTGCTTATATATTTTGATTGTGCAGCTCATTCTCTACGATCACAGTAGCCATATGCTATTGATGATGCCGCTTATTGCCCTTGGCCTGGGGTTTAGCGCGCGCCTGCACGTGATGGAAAAAGTGGGTGCAGGCGTTGGTTTTTCAAGCATTACCACGATCGGTATTATGTTCGGGCAAAACCTGCACCCGGAGCAGGACCTGGTTTTCAGCGATATGTATCGTATTGCGTCCGTTACCGTCGCACTGGTGGCGACGCTCATCATGGTTTTTCTGGTGCATATCATCCTGAATCGCTTTACCGCCACCCGCTATGTAATTGCCAATTAG
- a CDS encoding SdiA-regulated domain-containing protein: MTGMAIFKHHQKKILTLLLVVFIALCSAGNHFYQHHRADKTSSFRGYQVAIEGKKMSGVSNNISSLTWSAKSDTLFSTINRPAAIVELSKQGDVLRTIPLDFVEDIETIEYVSDNTFVITDEKDYSIYVITLDADSHVTVLKKLQIALQKTPTNTGFEGLAYSPKDRVFYFFKEKKPVAIYRVAGLLESNDLQISDDKPLTRRLDVKDISGADFNAGNNSLYVLSHESKNLQEVTLSGDILGEMSLKEGEHGLASSIKQAEGIARDGAGNLFIVSEPNLFYHFTENTPR; this comes from the coding sequence ATGACAGGGATGGCAATCTTCAAACACCATCAGAAAAAGATCCTCACTCTGCTTTTAGTCGTGTTTATTGCACTGTGTAGTGCGGGTAACCACTTTTATCAGCATCATCGCGCAGACAAAACGTCGTCATTTCGCGGCTACCAGGTTGCCATTGAGGGTAAAAAAATGAGCGGCGTGAGTAACAATATCTCTTCCCTTACCTGGTCGGCGAAAAGCGACACCCTGTTCAGCACCATTAACCGTCCTGCCGCCATCGTCGAGTTAAGCAAGCAGGGCGACGTCCTGCGCACTATTCCGCTGGATTTCGTCGAGGACATTGAAACCATCGAGTATGTGAGTGACAACACATTCGTTATTACCGATGAAAAAGACTATTCCATTTATGTCATAACGCTTGATGCTGACTCGCATGTGACAGTGCTGAAAAAACTGCAAATCGCCCTGCAAAAAACCCCGACCAATACGGGCTTTGAGGGGCTGGCCTATTCGCCGAAGGATCGCGTATTTTATTTCTTTAAAGAGAAAAAACCTGTCGCTATTTACCGTGTTGCCGGCCTGCTGGAAAGCAATGACCTGCAAATATCCGATGATAAACCCCTCACGCGCCGACTGGACGTTAAAGATATTTCCGGCGCAGACTTCAACGCCGGGAATAATTCACTTTACGTCTTGTCACACGAATCCAAAAATCTGCAGGAAGTGACTTTATCCGGCGATATTCTGGGCGAAATGTCGTTAAAAGAGGGCGAGCACGGTCTGGCAAGTAGCATCAAACAGGCGGAGGGAATTGCCCGCGATGGTGCAGGCAATTTGTTTATTGTCAGCGAGCCCAATCTGTTTTACCACTTTACGGAAAACACGCCACGCTAA
- a CDS encoding DUF445 domain-containing protein, which yields MDKITELKRAKRLALALLLIAAATFIITLLLPPNFWVSGVKAIAEAAMVGALADWFAVSALFHHLPIPFISRHTAIIPRNKERIGDNLGQFVQEKFLDTQSLVTLIRRHEPAGMIGHWFSQPDNARRVGQHLIQVMSGFLELTDDQRIQRLLKRAVHKAIDKVDLTETSAMMLESMTKNNRHQRLLDAIIDQLIALLQRDSSRAFIARQIVHWLKNEHPRKAKLLPTEWLGEHSAELVSDAINSMLDDIHQDRTHQIRRAFDRATLKLIDNLKTDPDMQTKAENIKRYIKNDDAFNRYLGELWGDLRSWLKEDMHSEDSRVQKRITEAGQWFGETLIADDALRASLNNHLEQAVIRVAPEFAAFLTRHISDTVKGWDARDMSQQIELNIGKDLQFIRVNGTLVGGFIGLVLYLLSQLPALLALPTF from the coding sequence ATGGATAAGATAACTGAACTTAAACGCGCCAAACGCCTGGCGCTGGCGCTACTGTTGATTGCAGCGGCGACCTTTATCATCACTCTACTGTTACCACCGAACTTTTGGGTTAGCGGGGTGAAGGCGATCGCGGAAGCGGCAATGGTTGGCGCGCTGGCGGACTGGTTTGCCGTCTCGGCGCTGTTTCATCATTTACCGATCCCTTTTATTTCGCGGCACACGGCAATCATCCCGCGTAATAAGGAGCGTATCGGCGATAACCTCGGCCAGTTCGTGCAGGAAAAATTTCTTGATACCCAGTCGCTGGTGACGTTAATTCGCCGTCATGAACCGGCTGGCATGATCGGCCACTGGTTTAGCCAGCCGGACAATGCCCGGCGAGTGGGACAACATCTCATTCAGGTCATGAGCGGATTTCTGGAATTGACGGATGATCAGCGCATTCAGCGATTGCTTAAGCGCGCGGTCCATAAAGCCATAGATAAGGTCGATCTCACCGAAACCAGCGCCATGATGCTGGAGAGTATGACCAAAAATAACCGTCATCAGCGGCTGCTGGACGCCATCATTGACCAGTTAATTGCCCTGTTGCAACGCGATAGCTCCCGGGCGTTTATTGCCCGACAAATTGTTCACTGGCTTAAAAACGAGCATCCCCGTAAGGCAAAATTACTGCCCACTGAATGGTTGGGTGAGCACAGCGCAGAACTGGTCTCTGATGCTATCAATTCGATGCTGGATGATATTCACCAGGATCGTACTCATCAGATCCGTCGGGCATTCGATCGCGCAACGCTAAAACTGATCGACAACCTTAAAACCGATCCCGATATGCAAACAAAAGCCGAAAACATCAAACGATATATCAAGAATGATGACGCTTTTAACCGCTATTTAGGTGAACTGTGGGGAGACCTGCGCAGCTGGCTGAAGGAGGATATGCACAGCGAGGATTCACGCGTGCAGAAACGCATCACGGAAGCTGGCCAGTGGTTTGGTGAAACGCTGATTGCGGATGACGCGCTGCGTGCTTCGCTAAACAACCACCTGGAGCAGGCCGTCATCCGCGTGGCCCCCGAATTCGCCGCTTTCCTGACCAGACATATTAGCGACACGGTTAAAGGCTGGGATGCGCGGGACATGTCGCAACAAATTGAGCTTAATATTGGCAAAGATTTGCAGTTTATTCGGGTTAACGGAACGCTGGTGGGCGGGTTTATCGGCCTGGTGTTGTATCTGCTATCACAACTCCCTGCGTTATTAGCACTGCCGACGTTTTAA
- a CDS encoding Rpn family recombination-promoting nuclease/putative transposase, translated as MTKYTTSTPHDAVFKHFMRHKDSVCDFLEIYLPPALRQRCDLRTLKPESTSFIEEDLRAYYADMLWSMKTTSGEGYLYVVIEHQSSSVAHMPFRMMRYAIAAMQNHLDAGHKHLPLVVPMLFYHGEISPCPLSLCWLDEFADPALARQLYTRAFPLVDITTTADDDIMQHRRVALLEFMLKHIRQRDLLALVDPLVTLLGMGYTTGTQLKALFNYIVQYGDAPRFREFLSQLAERLPQHKEELMTIAERLHEEGRQKGHFLGRQEGLEQGLEQGLEQGLEQGLQEGLQQGKHAEALRIARAMLENGLDRETVVKMTGLSVDEIMAVSH; from the coding sequence ATGACTAAATATACGACTTCGACTCCGCACGATGCGGTGTTCAAACATTTTATGCGGCATAAAGATTCGGTATGCGATTTTCTTGAAATCTATCTGCCACCAGCGCTGCGTCAGCGTTGTGATTTACGCACGCTTAAACCAGAATCCACAAGTTTTATTGAAGAGGATCTTCGGGCGTATTACGCCGATATGCTGTGGTCAATGAAAACGACATCGGGGGAAGGCTATCTCTATGTTGTGATTGAGCATCAAAGTTCGTCAGTGGCACATATGCCATTTCGGATGATGCGCTATGCGATTGCCGCAATGCAGAATCACCTTGATGCGGGTCATAAGCATTTGCCGCTGGTGGTCCCCATGCTGTTTTACCATGGCGAAATAAGTCCCTGTCCGCTTTCATTATGTTGGCTGGATGAATTTGCCGATCCGGCGCTGGCCCGTCAGCTTTATACCAGGGCCTTTCCACTGGTTGATATTACGACCACGGCGGACGACGATATTATGCAGCATCGGCGCGTGGCGCTGCTGGAGTTCATGTTAAAACATATTCGCCAGCGCGATCTGCTGGCGTTGGTGGACCCACTGGTCACCCTTTTGGGCATGGGATACACTACCGGTACTCAGTTAAAAGCGCTGTTCAACTATATTGTGCAGTATGGTGATGCGCCTCGCTTTCGCGAGTTTCTTAGCCAGCTTGCCGAACGTTTGCCACAACACAAGGAGGAACTGATGACTATTGCCGAAAGACTGCATGAAGAGGGCCGTCAGAAAGGCCATTTCTTGGGTCGACAAGAAGGTTTAGAACAGGGTTTAGAACAGGGTCTGGAACAGGGTCTGGAACAGGGATTGCAGGAAGGTTTGCAGCAGGGGAAACACGCAGAAGCGTTGCGTATCGCCCGCGCCATGCTGGAGAACGGTCTGGATCGTGAAACGGTGGTCAAAATGACCGGACTCTCCGTTGATGAAATCATGGCCGTAAGTCATTAG
- a CDS encoding NAD-dependent succinate-semialdehyde dehydrogenase gives MAYQTVNPFTNQLVKEYPAHSDADVQAALSTADALYHSEWAKGDIEQRLPILHKLADLMDNQNEELAKIVSVEMGKLIEQSRAEVKLCAQIARYYADNAKDFLAPVNYDSSLGDAWVEHHPIGVLMAVEPWNFPYYQLMRVLAPNLAAGNPVIVKHASIVPHCAETFEHLVREAGAPDGAYTNLFISSDQVSAIIDDDRVQGVALTGSEKAGGIVASQAAKKLKKATLELGGNDVFVVLDDCDLEKAVKVGVQARLQNAGQVCTAAKRFIIHEKVAEAFLSKFTDAFGQVKLGDPLDESTTLGPLSSKDAVETLTKQVNEAVKHGAKVHFGGKPVEHKGNFFAPTILTHITRDNPAYFEEFFGPVAQVYVVKDDDEIVKLANDSHYGLGGAIFSQNIERAKRLASRIETGMVYINSLTDTAAELPFGGVKRSGFGRELSDLGIKEFVNQKLVVVSHQ, from the coding sequence ATGGCCTATCAAACAGTAAATCCTTTTACCAATCAGCTTGTTAAAGAATATCCGGCGCACAGTGATGCCGATGTACAGGCTGCACTTAGCACTGCAGATGCACTCTATCATTCTGAGTGGGCCAAAGGCGACATTGAACAGCGCCTGCCGATTTTGCATAAACTCGCCGATCTCATGGATAACCAAAATGAAGAACTGGCAAAAATTGTCAGCGTTGAGATGGGTAAACTCATTGAACAAAGCCGCGCGGAAGTGAAGCTGTGCGCCCAGATCGCACGCTATTACGCCGATAACGCGAAAGATTTTCTTGCGCCGGTCAACTATGATTCATCGCTGGGCGATGCCTGGGTTGAGCACCATCCTATCGGTGTGCTAATGGCAGTAGAGCCGTGGAACTTCCCCTACTATCAACTTATGCGCGTTCTGGCGCCGAACCTGGCCGCAGGTAATCCGGTTATCGTGAAACATGCGAGTATCGTACCGCACTGCGCTGAGACTTTTGAACATTTGGTTCGCGAAGCTGGTGCACCGGACGGGGCATATACCAACCTGTTTATTTCCTCCGATCAGGTATCGGCCATTATTGATGATGATCGTGTACAGGGTGTTGCCCTTACCGGCTCTGAAAAAGCGGGCGGAATTGTTGCCTCTCAGGCGGCAAAAAAACTTAAAAAAGCGACCCTTGAACTGGGGGGCAATGACGTTTTTGTCGTGCTGGACGACTGCGATCTTGAAAAAGCGGTTAAGGTTGGGGTGCAGGCGCGTTTGCAAAATGCGGGACAGGTCTGTACGGCTGCCAAGCGCTTCATTATCCATGAAAAGGTCGCTGAGGCTTTCCTCAGCAAGTTTACTGACGCATTTGGTCAGGTAAAGCTGGGCGATCCGCTGGATGAAAGTACTACGCTGGGTCCGTTATCCTCAAAAGACGCGGTGGAAACGCTGACAAAACAGGTTAATGAAGCCGTCAAACACGGGGCAAAAGTGCATTTCGGCGGCAAACCGGTTGAGCATAAAGGTAACTTTTTTGCGCCAACGATCCTGACCCATATTACCCGCGATAATCCGGCGTATTTTGAAGAGTTCTTCGGCCCGGTTGCACAGGTGTACGTGGTAAAAGATGACGATGAAATTGTAAAACTGGCAAATGATTCGCACTATGGCCTTGGTGGCGCGATTTTTAGCCAGAATATTGAGCGTGCTAAGCGCCTGGCATCGCGCATTGAAACCGGAATGGTTTATATCAACTCTCTGACTGATACGGCCGCAGAACTGCCGTTTGGCGGTGTTAAACGCTCGGGTTTTGGACGAGAGCTGTCTGATTTAGGGATTAAAGAGTTCGTGAATCAGAAGCTGGTGGTAGTGAGTCATCAGTAA
- a CDS encoding RICIN domain-containing protein has product MIGFFKYAACPTMVLGISDQQTNAPLALRKIDAELSKILWSVNERTGEITLVSSDAMVMDISGGRIVLQQRDPNKLSQKWDMAMTRGFIRSKQNKDNVIDSLNRGTAEGNPIILHPYNGSEAQQWKFVPVDMMSVNNVKTQVMAEDEPSHA; this is encoded by the coding sequence ATGATTGGTTTTTTTAAATATGCTGCTTGCCCGACAATGGTTTTAGGAATCTCCGATCAGCAAACTAATGCCCCCCTGGCATTGAGAAAAATAGATGCTGAACTGAGTAAAATTCTGTGGTCGGTGAATGAAAGGACCGGCGAAATTACGCTGGTTTCCAGCGATGCCATGGTTATGGATATTAGCGGTGGTCGTATTGTATTACAGCAGCGCGATCCTAACAAACTCTCACAAAAATGGGATATGGCGATGACCCGCGGATTTATTCGCAGTAAACAAAATAAAGATAATGTTATTGATAGCCTTAACCGTGGAACCGCAGAAGGTAATCCAATTATTCTTCATCCGTATAATGGTTCTGAAGCACAACAGTGGAAATTTGTACCAGTGGACATGATGAGTGTCAATAATGTGAAAACTCAGGTAATGGCAGAAGACGAACCGTCTCACGCCTGA
- a CDS encoding PLP-dependent aminotransferase family protein: protein MTRYQHLANILAERIEQGLYRHGEKLPSVRSLSQEHGVSISTVQQAYQTLENLQLITPQPRSGYFITPRKAQPPLPAMTSPVQRPVDITQWDQVNTQLADHHDKSLIAFGSGAPDVSQPSLKPLWRELSRIVQHNPCDVLGYDELSGRQDLREQIARVMLDSETVTTPDDIVIANGCHSALAIALLAVCKAGDIVAVESPCYYGIMQLLRSFDIKALEIPTDPQTGISIEALEMALEQWPIKGVILVPNCNNPLGFIMPDARKRAVLSLAQRHDIVIFEDDIYGELARDYPRPRTIKSWDIDGRVLLCSSFTKSIAPGLRVGWIVPGRYRDRVLHMKYATSSTSVPAMQMAVAAFIRDGHYHRHVRRMRQIYQHNMETWTCWVRQYFPCDICITRPQGSFMLWIELPEIVDMVCVAKQLCRLKIQVAPGSLFSASGKYRNCLRINCALPLTDKNREALRQMGEAVSIAMK, encoded by the coding sequence ATGACGCGTTATCAACATCTGGCCAATATCCTGGCGGAACGGATCGAGCAGGGGCTCTACCGGCACGGCGAAAAACTGCCGTCGGTGCGCAGCCTGAGCCAGGAGCATGGCGTCAGTATCAGCACCGTGCAGCAGGCGTATCAGACGCTGGAAAACCTGCAATTGATTACTCCTCAGCCACGATCCGGTTATTTTATTACCCCGCGCAAGGCGCAGCCGCCGTTGCCGGCAATGACGTCGCCAGTACAGCGGCCGGTGGATATCACTCAGTGGGATCAGGTCAATACCCAGCTGGCCGACCATCACGATAAATCGCTCATTGCCTTTGGCAGTGGCGCACCAGACGTCAGCCAGCCGAGCCTGAAACCGCTATGGCGTGAGCTAAGTCGTATCGTGCAGCATAATCCATGCGATGTTCTGGGATATGATGAGTTATCAGGGCGCCAGGATCTGCGCGAGCAGATTGCACGCGTGATGCTGGACAGTGAAACCGTCACTACGCCAGACGATATCGTGATCGCCAATGGCTGCCACAGTGCACTGGCTATCGCCCTGCTGGCAGTCTGTAAAGCTGGCGATATCGTGGCGGTGGAATCGCCATGTTATTACGGCATCATGCAACTATTACGCAGTTTTGATATAAAAGCGCTTGAAATCCCGACCGACCCGCAGACGGGCATTAGCATTGAGGCGCTGGAAATGGCGCTGGAGCAGTGGCCGATAAAAGGCGTTATTCTGGTACCCAACTGCAATAATCCGCTGGGATTTATTATGCCCGATGCACGCAAACGGGCAGTACTGTCTCTTGCCCAGCGCCATGATATTGTGATTTTTGAAGATGATATTTATGGCGAGCTGGCGCGTGATTATCCTCGCCCCCGGACCATTAAATCCTGGGATATCGACGGACGGGTGCTATTGTGCAGCTCGTTTACGAAAAGTATCGCCCCGGGCCTGCGGGTGGGCTGGATCGTGCCGGGGCGCTATCGCGATCGGGTGTTGCATATGAAATATGCCACCAGTAGCACCAGCGTACCTGCCATGCAAATGGCGGTGGCGGCGTTTATCCGTGACGGACACTATCATCGCCATGTAAGGCGGATGCGGCAGATCTATCAGCATAATATGGAAACCTGGACCTGCTGGGTACGCCAGTATTTTCCCTGTGATATCTGCATCACCCGCCCACAGGGCAGCTTTATGTTGTGGATCGAATTACCTGAGATTGTCGATATGGTATGCGTCGCGAAGCAACTCTGCCGTCTGAAAATACAGGTGGCACCAGGTTCACTATTTTCAGCCTCGGGAAAGTATCGTAACTGTCTGCGAATTAATTGTGCGCTGCCGCTGACGGATAAAAACCGCGAGGCATTACGACAAATGGGTGAAGCGGTAAGTATTGCGATGAAATAA
- a CDS encoding DUF1127 domain-containing protein: protein MEFHENRSKQPFIGLTLIWQAFKQWRRQVQTRKVLQRMSDAQLRDVGLERDDVC, encoded by the coding sequence ATGGAATTTCATGAAAATCGGAGTAAACAGCCTTTTATTGGTCTGACCCTGATCTGGCAAGCGTTTAAACAGTGGCGCCGGCAGGTACAGACCAGAAAAGTGTTACAGCGGATGAGCGACGCACAACTGCGCGACGTTGGGCTTGAACGGGATGATGTGTGCTGA
- the yjiA gene encoding GTPase, translating to MTPIAVTLLTGFLGAGKTTLLRHILNEHHGFKIAVIENEFGEVSIDDRLIGDRATQITTLTNGCICCSRSNELEDALLDLLDGLDRGDIAFDRLIIECTGMADPGPIIQTFFSHEILCQRYLLDGVITLVDAVHANEQMNQFTLAQSQVGYADRILLTKTDAAEDSEKLRERLMRINARAPIYTATHGNIDLSLLFNTNGFMLEEKVIAAKPRFHFIADKQNDISSIVVELDFPVDISSISRVMETLLLEYAEKLLRYKGMLWIADAPNRLLFQGVQRLYSADWDRPWGDETPHSTLVFIGIQLPEDEIRAAFAELRV from the coding sequence ATGACTCCAATAGCTGTCACACTTCTTACCGGTTTTCTTGGCGCAGGGAAAACCACTCTCCTGCGTCATATTCTCAACGAACACCACGGCTTTAAAATTGCCGTTATCGAAAATGAATTTGGCGAAGTCTCTATTGATGACCGGCTCATCGGCGATCGCGCCACGCAAATCACCACCCTGACCAACGGCTGCATTTGCTGCAGCCGCTCTAACGAACTGGAAGATGCCCTGCTGGATCTGCTCGATGGCCTTGACCGGGGTGACATTGCATTTGATCGCCTGATCATTGAGTGTACCGGGATGGCCGACCCCGGCCCTATTATTCAGACCTTTTTCTCCCATGAGATCCTCTGTCAGCGCTACCTGCTGGATGGCGTCATTACGCTGGTTGATGCTGTCCATGCTAACGAGCAAATGAACCAGTTCACCCTTGCCCAGTCACAGGTAGGGTATGCTGACCGGATCCTGTTGACGAAAACCGACGCCGCAGAAGACAGCGAAAAGCTGCGTGAGCGCTTAATGCGCATTAACGCGCGCGCGCCGATCTATACCGCGACTCACGGTAACATCGACCTTTCACTGCTGTTTAATACCAACGGTTTTATGCTGGAAGAAAAGGTGATTGCCGCTAAACCGCGCTTTCATTTTATTGCCGACAAGCAGAACGACATCTCGTCCATCGTGGTCGAACTGGATTTTCCGGTAGACATCAGCAGCATCTCCCGCGTGATGGAGACATTACTGCTGGAGTATGCTGAAAAACTGCTGCGCTATAAGGGTATGCTGTGGATCGCCGATGCGCCAAATCGTCTGCTTTTCCAGGGCGTTCAGCGGCTTTACAGCGCCGACTGGGATCGTCCGTGGGGCGATGAAACCCCGCATAGCACGCTGGTTTTTATTGGTATTCAGCTACCGGAAGATGAAATCCGGGCGGCCTTTGCTGAATTGCGGGTGTAA
- a CDS encoding YbdD/YjiX family protein, whose protein sequence is MFGNLGQAKKYLGQAAKMLIGIPDYDNYVDHMKSNHPDKPYMTYNEFFRERQEARYGSGGSSCC, encoded by the coding sequence ATGTTTGGTAACTTAGGACAGGCAAAAAAATACCTCGGCCAGGCTGCAAAGATGCTGATTGGTATTCCGGATTACGACAATTATGTTGATCATATGAAAAGCAATCATCCGGATAAACCTTACATGACTTACAACGAATTCTTCCGCGAGCGCCAGGAAGCGCGCTACGGTAGCGGCGGAAGCAGTTGTTGTTAA